The Mycolicibacterium boenickei genome has a segment encoding these proteins:
- a CDS encoding antitoxin has translation MGFLDKAKDLLSQNADKVEQAIDKAGDIVDEKTQGKYSGAVDKAQEAAKNAINKEEPQQ, from the coding sequence ATGGGATTCCTGGACAAGGCCAAGGACCTTCTGTCTCAGAACGCGGACAAGGTAGAGCAGGCCATCGACAAGGCCGGCGACATCGTCGACGAGAAGACGCAGGGCAAGTACTCCGGCGCGGTCGACAAGGCACAGGAAGCGGCGAAGAACGCCATCAACAAGGAAGAACCGCAGCAGTAA
- a CDS encoding type II toxin-antitoxin system Rv0910 family toxin → MAKLSVSVDVPLPPEKAWEYASDLSRYDEWLSIHRAWRSKLPETLEKGTVIDSIVEVKGMLNRVKWTLVNYKPPQSLTLNGDGRGGVKVKLIGKIAPAQVDGGEGAKVSFDVHLGGPALFGPIGMVVAAALKGDIQQSLNKFKALYASS, encoded by the coding sequence ATGGCTAAATTGTCTGTCTCCGTCGATGTTCCATTGCCGCCGGAGAAGGCGTGGGAGTACGCCTCTGATCTGTCCCGGTACGACGAGTGGCTCAGCATCCACCGCGCCTGGCGGTCGAAGTTGCCCGAGACCCTGGAAAAGGGCACGGTCATCGACTCGATCGTCGAAGTCAAGGGCATGCTGAACCGTGTGAAGTGGACGCTGGTGAATTACAAGCCACCGCAGTCCCTGACCCTCAACGGCGATGGCCGTGGCGGGGTAAAGGTCAAGCTGATCGGAAAGATCGCTCCGGCCCAGGTTGACGGCGGCGAGGGCGCGAAAGTGTCCTTCGACGTGCATCTAGGAGGGCCTGCCCTGTTCGGGCCGATCGGCATGGTGGTCGCGGCCGCGCTCAAGGGCGATATCCAGCAGTCGCTGAACAAGTTCAAGGCGCTCTACGCGTCGTCGTAG
- the frdD gene encoding fumarate reductase subunit FrdD, producing MSAPARRTPEPFFWLLFSAGGMVTALTLPVLMLLFGVVFPLGLLDAPDPAHLLALARNPLTRIVLAGIFVLGLFHWAHRFRFMLEHGLKLGRFDRVIAVCSYGTAVLGSIAAIWVLLTL from the coding sequence GTGAGTGCGCCGGCCCGTAGGACGCCGGAACCGTTCTTCTGGCTGTTGTTCTCGGCCGGCGGCATGGTGACGGCGCTGACGCTGCCGGTGCTGATGCTGCTGTTCGGCGTCGTGTTCCCGCTCGGCCTGCTCGACGCACCTGATCCGGCACATCTACTCGCGCTGGCGCGCAATCCGCTGACCAGGATCGTGCTGGCCGGCATCTTCGTGCTCGGGTTGTTCCACTGGGCGCACCGGTTCCGCTTCATGCTCGAACACGGCCTGAAATTGGGCCGCTTCGATCGAGTGATCGCGGTGTGCAGTTACGGCACAGCGGTTCTGGGCTCGATCGCGGCGATCTGGGTGCTACTCACCCTCTGA
- a CDS encoding fumarate reductase subunit C (part of four member fumarate reductase enzyme complex FrdABCD which catalyzes the reduction of fumarate to succinate during anaerobic respiration; FrdCD are the membrane components which interact with quinone and are involved in electron transfer; FrdAB are the catalytic subcomplex consisting of a flavoprotein subunit and an iron-sulfur subunit, respectively; the catalytic subunits are similar to succinate dehydrogenase SdhAB), producing the protein MTTYRQPVPLLWWLKRGSYLRYMLREASCEAVAWSVVYLGLLVWALGSGHYDWFQNFSRHPLVIALNLVVLAFLLLHTVTWFGLAPRAMVVHLRGRRVPADAVLAGHYVAWLVVSAVIAWVVLT; encoded by the coding sequence ATGACGACCTATCGACAGCCCGTCCCGCTCCTGTGGTGGCTCAAACGAGGTTCCTACCTGCGGTACATGCTGCGCGAGGCCAGCTGCGAGGCCGTGGCCTGGTCGGTGGTGTACCTGGGATTGCTGGTCTGGGCGCTCGGCAGCGGGCACTACGACTGGTTTCAGAACTTCAGCAGGCATCCGCTGGTGATCGCGCTGAACCTGGTGGTACTGGCTTTCCTGTTGTTGCACACCGTGACCTGGTTCGGCCTGGCCCCTCGCGCGATGGTCGTGCACCTGCGGGGCCGGCGGGTGCCCGCGGACGCGGTGCTCGCCGGGCATTACGTGGCATGGCTCGTTGTCTCGGCGGTGATCGCATGGGTGGTGCTGACGTGA
- a CDS encoding succinate dehydrogenase/fumarate reductase iron-sulfur subunit, with protein MADRIVMEVARYRPETDSEPVFQSYDVPLTREWAVLDGLNYIKDRLDGTLSFRWSCRMGICGSCGMTVNGDPKLACATFLVDYLPGPVRIEPMRNFPVIRDLVVDISDFMTKLPRVKPWIIRDDDAAPEDGEYRQTPAELEEFKQFSMCINCMLCYSACPVYALDPDFLGPAAIALAQRYNLDSRDEGAEDRRDVLAAADGAWACTYVGECSVACPKGVDPAGAIQRYKLTAATHSAKSLLLPRAAR; from the coding sequence ATGGCAGACCGAATTGTCATGGAAGTGGCCCGGTATCGACCAGAAACCGACAGCGAGCCGGTGTTCCAGTCCTACGACGTTCCGCTCACCCGGGAATGGGCGGTTCTGGACGGACTGAACTACATCAAGGACCGGCTCGACGGCACGCTGAGTTTCCGGTGGTCGTGCCGGATGGGGATCTGCGGCAGCTGCGGCATGACGGTCAACGGTGACCCGAAGCTCGCGTGCGCCACCTTCCTCGTCGACTACCTGCCGGGGCCGGTGCGGATCGAGCCGATGCGCAACTTCCCGGTGATCCGCGATCTCGTCGTCGACATCAGCGACTTCATGACCAAACTCCCCCGGGTCAAACCGTGGATCATCCGCGACGACGACGCTGCGCCGGAGGACGGCGAATACCGCCAAACGCCAGCCGAACTGGAGGAGTTCAAGCAGTTCAGCATGTGCATCAACTGCATGCTGTGCTACTCGGCGTGCCCTGTCTATGCACTGGATCCAGACTTCCTCGGGCCGGCGGCGATCGCGTTGGCCCAGCGGTACAACCTGGACTCCCGCGACGAAGGGGCCGAGGACCGTCGCGACGTGCTGGCCGCCGCCGACGGGGCGTGGGCCTGCACCTATGTCGGCGAGTGCTCGGTGGCCTGCCCGAAGGGGGTCGATCCGGCCGGCGCGATCCAGCGCTACAAGCTCACGGCGGCAACACATTCCGCGAAGAGCCTGCTGCTGCCGAGGGCCGCGCGATGA
- the frdA gene encoding fumarate reductase (quinol) flavoprotein subunit produces the protein MTASHDIVVIGGGGAGLRAAIAISEADPRLSVAIVSKVYPMRSHTVSAEGGAAAVAGADDSIDEHAYDTISGGDWLCDQDAVEAFVAEAPRELMQLEHWGCPWSRTPDGHIAVRAFGGMKKLRTWFAADKTGFHLLHTLFQRVLSYPGIARYDEWFATTLLVDDGAVRGLVAIELATGRIETILADAVIMCTGGCGRVFPFTTNANIKTGDGMALAFRAGAPLKDMEFVQYHPTGLPFTGILITEAARAEGGWLLNKDGYRYLQDYDLGTPTPEPKLRSMELGPRDRLSQAFVHELDKGRTDETPYGPVVYLDLRHLGAKLIDAKLPFVRELCRDYQHIDPVSELVPVRPVVHYMMGGVHTDITGATPLPGLYAAGETACVSINGANRLGSNSLPELLVFGARAGYAAAEYVSRAGSASASVQTQARAEEQRLEQDLSRRTERGGERIADIRTDMQSVLETAAGIYRDGPALTKAGEQVRELQERFANAGIDDHSHTFNTELLAFLELSGMLDIAQTIIESASHRTESRGAHQRTDFPNRDDAEFLAHTMAYREPDGSARIDHLPVTITRWPPGERVYGR, from the coding sequence GGGGCGGCGCCGGTCTGCGCGCCGCGATCGCCATCTCCGAAGCCGACCCGCGCTTGTCCGTGGCGATCGTGTCGAAGGTCTATCCGATGCGCAGCCACACCGTATCCGCCGAAGGCGGTGCGGCCGCCGTGGCCGGGGCAGACGACAGCATCGACGAACACGCCTACGACACGATTTCCGGTGGGGACTGGCTCTGCGATCAGGACGCCGTCGAGGCGTTCGTCGCCGAGGCGCCCCGTGAGCTCATGCAGCTCGAGCACTGGGGCTGCCCGTGGAGCCGTACCCCGGACGGGCACATCGCCGTTCGCGCCTTCGGCGGTATGAAGAAGCTGCGCACCTGGTTCGCCGCCGACAAGACCGGATTCCACCTGCTGCACACCTTGTTCCAGCGGGTGCTCTCCTATCCCGGCATCGCCCGCTACGACGAATGGTTCGCCACCACACTGCTTGTCGACGACGGCGCGGTTCGTGGCCTGGTCGCGATCGAGCTGGCCACCGGACGGATCGAGACGATCCTGGCCGATGCGGTGATCATGTGTACCGGCGGGTGCGGCCGCGTGTTCCCGTTCACCACCAACGCCAACATCAAGACCGGGGACGGGATGGCATTGGCGTTTCGGGCCGGTGCACCGCTCAAGGACATGGAATTCGTGCAGTACCACCCGACCGGGCTGCCGTTCACCGGGATTCTGATCACCGAGGCCGCCCGCGCGGAAGGAGGTTGGCTGCTCAACAAGGACGGCTACCGGTACCTGCAGGATTACGACCTGGGCACGCCCACGCCCGAGCCCAAGTTGCGCAGCATGGAGCTCGGCCCACGAGACCGGTTGTCACAGGCATTCGTCCATGAGCTGGACAAGGGCCGCACCGACGAAACACCTTACGGTCCAGTGGTTTACCTGGACCTGCGACACCTGGGAGCCAAGCTCATCGACGCCAAGCTGCCCTTCGTGCGGGAACTGTGCCGCGATTATCAGCACATCGACCCGGTGTCCGAACTGGTGCCGGTGCGTCCCGTCGTGCACTACATGATGGGCGGAGTCCACACCGATATCACCGGCGCCACTCCACTTCCCGGGCTGTACGCGGCCGGTGAGACCGCATGCGTCAGCATCAACGGCGCCAACCGGCTGGGTTCGAACTCACTGCCCGAGCTGCTGGTGTTCGGGGCCCGCGCCGGATACGCCGCGGCCGAGTACGTGTCCCGGGCCGGTTCCGCGTCCGCTTCGGTTCAGACGCAGGCGCGCGCCGAGGAACAACGCCTCGAGCAGGACCTGAGCCGGCGCACCGAACGCGGTGGTGAGCGCATCGCCGATATCCGTACCGACATGCAGAGCGTGCTGGAGACGGCGGCAGGCATCTACCGCGACGGGCCCGCCTTGACCAAGGCGGGCGAGCAGGTGCGAGAGTTGCAGGAGCGCTTCGCCAACGCCGGGATCGACGATCACAGCCACACCTTCAACACCGAGTTGCTGGCATTCCTGGAGCTCTCCGGGATGCTCGACATCGCCCAGACCATCATCGAATCGGCCTCTCACCGCACCGAATCCCGTGGGGCACACCAACGGACCGACTTCCCCAACCGCGACGACGCAGAGTTCCTCGCTCACACCATGGCCTATCGAGAGCCTGACGGCTCAGCGCGGATCGACCACCTTCCGGTCACGATCACCCGCTGGCCACCGGGCGAACGGGTATACGGGAGATGA